Proteins co-encoded in one Nonomuraea helvata genomic window:
- a CDS encoding TetR/AcrR family transcriptional regulator, with amino-acid sequence MVRADARRNRERITTTALDLFAEHGPAVSMEDIARAAGLGVGTLYRHFPDRLTLVTDIANTALHALRDHALAQSAEDISRWEVLLRVVRHCAGQPFALITSLVGTPPAPPSTRELVREVNALLTEVVEQAQEEGTMRRDLTPEQVVELLNVMVCRPGARPDDPLTTVLLDGLRARRTA; translated from the coding sequence ATGGTAAGAGCTGACGCGCGGCGCAACCGCGAACGCATCACGACGACCGCGCTCGACCTGTTCGCCGAGCACGGACCCGCCGTGTCCATGGAGGACATCGCCCGCGCGGCGGGACTCGGCGTGGGTACGCTCTATCGCCACTTCCCCGACCGGCTCACCCTCGTCACGGACATCGCGAACACGGCGCTGCACGCTCTGCGCGACCACGCCCTGGCGCAATCGGCCGAGGACATCTCCCGCTGGGAGGTGCTCCTGCGCGTCGTGCGTCACTGCGCCGGTCAGCCGTTCGCCCTGATCACTTCACTCGTCGGGACGCCCCCGGCGCCGCCCTCGACCCGCGAGCTCGTACGGGAGGTCAACGCGTTGCTGACCGAGGTCGTCGAGCAAGCGCAGGAAGAAGGCACGATGCGCCGCGACCTCACGCCGGAGCAGGTCGTCGAGCTGCTCAACGTGATGGTCTGCCGCCCTGGCGCCCGGCCCGACGACCCGCTCACTACCGTGCTGCTCGATGGCCTCAGGGCGCGCAGGACCGCTTGA
- a CDS encoding TetR/AcrR family transcriptional regulator — MAVRAERVSATREQILTAAERLFAEQGVFAVSNRQVSEAAGQGNNAAVGYHFGTKADLVRAIVRKHAEQLERIRERMLAEIGDSADARDWAACLIRPVTEHLDALGSPTWFARFGAQVTTDPALRDIMIDEALTSPTLVEIVTGLNRCLPQLPPEVRAERSEMTSQLMVHMCAERERALAEGRPTPRATWHDAATGLIDAVVALWAAPFTPDEQRGTSDESTR; from the coding sequence ATGGCCGTGCGAGCCGAGCGGGTCAGCGCGACCCGTGAGCAGATCCTGACGGCCGCGGAGCGGCTGTTCGCCGAGCAGGGCGTGTTCGCCGTGTCCAACAGGCAGGTCAGCGAGGCCGCGGGCCAGGGCAACAACGCGGCGGTCGGCTACCACTTCGGCACGAAGGCCGATCTGGTGCGCGCGATCGTGCGCAAGCACGCCGAGCAGCTCGAGCGCATCCGCGAGCGCATGCTGGCCGAGATCGGCGACTCGGCCGACGCACGCGACTGGGCGGCCTGCCTGATCCGCCCGGTCACCGAGCACCTGGACGCGCTGGGCAGCCCCACGTGGTTCGCCAGGTTCGGCGCGCAGGTGACGACCGACCCCGCGCTGCGCGACATCATGATCGACGAGGCCCTGACTTCGCCCACGCTCGTCGAGATCGTCACCGGGCTCAACCGGTGCCTGCCCCAGCTGCCCCCCGAGGTACGCGCGGAGCGCAGCGAAATGACGAGCCAGCTGATGGTCCACATGTGCGCCGAGCGCGAACGCGCTCTGGCCGAGGGCCGGCCCACGCCCAGGGCCACCTGGCACGACGCCGCGACCGGGCTGATCGACGCCGTGGTCGCGCTGTGGGCGGCCCCTTTCACACCCGACGAACAGAGAGGAACATCAGATGAAAGTACGCGTTGA
- a CDS encoding LLM class F420-dependent oxidoreductase: MKLGVYLHSGGASVDSLVGHVRDAKAAGFESAFFSQLTSWDSITVAALAGREVLGIDVGTAVVQTYPRHPLALAGQALTAQSVSGNTFTLGLGPSHREIVEGAFGLSYDRPARHVREYLSALMPLLRGETVEYRGETLSAVGQVDAPGVAAPPVLLSALGPMMLRIAGELADGTVTVWTGAQAISEHIVPRITEAARAAGRPSPRVVASAMVAVTDDPERVRGEIGERFGFAGSFASYGSMLERQGLSGVHETVIAGDERTVEKSIAQYADAGTTEFLVSPVGDAQERARTLDFFRR; encoded by the coding sequence ATGAAGCTCGGTGTCTACCTCCACAGCGGCGGCGCAAGCGTGGACTCCCTGGTCGGGCATGTGCGCGACGCGAAGGCCGCGGGTTTCGAGAGCGCCTTCTTCAGCCAGCTGACCTCGTGGGACTCGATCACTGTGGCGGCGCTGGCCGGACGGGAGGTGCTGGGCATCGACGTCGGCACGGCCGTGGTGCAGACGTACCCGAGGCACCCGCTGGCGCTGGCCGGACAGGCGCTCACCGCCCAGTCCGTCAGCGGGAACACCTTCACGCTCGGCCTCGGCCCGAGCCACCGGGAGATCGTCGAGGGGGCGTTCGGCCTGTCCTATGACCGCCCCGCCCGGCACGTGCGCGAGTACCTCAGCGCGCTGATGCCGCTGTTGCGCGGCGAGACGGTCGAGTACCGCGGCGAGACGCTCTCGGCCGTCGGACAGGTGGACGCGCCCGGCGTCGCCGCGCCACCGGTGCTGCTGTCGGCGCTCGGCCCGATGATGCTGCGCATCGCGGGAGAGTTGGCCGACGGCACGGTCACCGTCTGGACGGGCGCCCAGGCGATCAGCGAGCACATCGTGCCGCGCATCACCGAGGCCGCGCGGGCGGCGGGCCGCCCCTCACCACGGGTGGTGGCCAGTGCCATGGTGGCCGTCACGGACGATCCCGAACGGGTCCGTGGCGAGATCGGCGAACGTTTCGGCTTCGCCGGGAGCTTCGCCAGTTACGGCTCCATGCTGGAGCGCCAGGGCCTTTCCGGCGTGCACGAGACGGTTATCGCCGGAGACGAGCGCACCGTCGAGAAGTCGATCGCCCAGTACGCGGACGCCGGCACGACGGAGTTCCTGGTCAGCCCGGTCGGAGACGCGCAGGAGCGGGCCCGCACCCTCGACTTCTTCCGCCGCTGA
- a CDS encoding pyridoxal phosphate-dependent decarboxylase family protein gives MTTDERALPLDLDPSAIARLGRHAVDFLADWVRELDSAPASDYEQAERLTTALRRPPGDGPGDFGALLELFREAAGQGVDTAGPGYLAYFPAGGLVTAALAELLAETVNRFTGVAQTAPALVAMEHGVLTWFCDRFGLPPGAGGLVTTGGSVGTLSALLAARQSLADGTAAASHALGDGTIYVTEHTHYCVAKAARIAGLPAERIRIVPATADLRMDVPSAATMIAADRAAGLRPFLLVGTAGTTSSGTVDPLAELGELARREGLWFHVDAAYGGGFQLTERGRARLSGMETADSIVLDPHKSLFLPYGTGLLLVRDPHVLHAAHAADGRYLQDLSPTGDLPDFGHLGVELTREFRGLRLWLPLHLHGVQAFERELDEKLDLTADLHRRLAQDARFEVPWQPDLTVVLFRLRGTDERNRRFLAEINATRRVYLSSTTIDGRFFLRLCVLNFRTHADRLEEALGIIRTAASREVR, from the coding sequence GTGACAACCGACGAACGTGCTCTTCCCCTTGACCTCGACCCCTCCGCCATCGCACGCCTGGGCCGGCACGCGGTGGACTTCCTGGCCGACTGGGTCCGCGAGCTGGACTCGGCCCCCGCGAGCGACTACGAGCAGGCCGAACGGCTGACCACCGCCCTGCGGCGGCCGCCCGGCGACGGCCCCGGCGACTTCGGCGCGCTCCTGGAGCTTTTCCGCGAGGCCGCCGGGCAGGGCGTGGACACGGCCGGGCCGGGCTATCTCGCCTACTTCCCGGCGGGCGGGCTGGTCACCGCCGCGCTGGCCGAGCTGCTGGCCGAGACCGTCAACCGGTTCACCGGCGTGGCCCAGACGGCGCCCGCGCTGGTGGCCATGGAGCACGGGGTGCTGACCTGGTTCTGCGACCGGTTCGGGCTGCCGCCGGGAGCGGGCGGGCTGGTCACGACAGGCGGCTCGGTGGGGACGCTGTCAGCCCTGCTCGCCGCGCGCCAGTCGCTGGCGGACGGCACGGCAGCCGCGAGCCACGCCCTGGGGGACGGCACGATCTACGTGACCGAGCACACGCACTACTGCGTCGCCAAGGCCGCCCGCATCGCCGGTCTGCCCGCCGAACGGATCCGCATCGTGCCCGCCACCGCCGACCTGCGCATGGACGTCCCGTCGGCGGCCACGATGATCGCCGCCGACCGCGCCGCGGGGCTCCGCCCGTTCCTGCTGGTCGGCACCGCGGGGACCACCAGCTCCGGCACCGTCGACCCGCTGGCCGAGCTGGGCGAGCTGGCCCGCAGGGAAGGGCTGTGGTTCCACGTGGACGCCGCCTACGGCGGGGGATTCCAGCTCACCGAGCGCGGCCGGGCCCGCCTCTCCGGGATGGAGACGGCCGACTCGATCGTGCTGGACCCGCACAAGAGCCTCTTCCTCCCGTACGGCACCGGCCTGCTGCTGGTGCGCGACCCGCACGTCCTGCATGCCGCCCACGCGGCCGACGGCCGGTACCTCCAGGACCTCAGCCCGACGGGCGACCTGCCCGACTTCGGGCACCTCGGGGTGGAGCTGACCCGGGAGTTCCGCGGGCTGCGGCTCTGGCTGCCGCTGCACCTGCACGGTGTACAAGCCTTCGAACGGGAACTGGACGAGAAGCTCGATCTCACCGCCGACCTCCACCGCCGCCTCGCCCAGGACGCGCGCTTCGAGGTGCCGTGGCAGCCGGACCTGACCGTGGTGCTCTTCCGGCTACGCGGTACGGACGAACGCAACAGGCGGTTCCTGGCCGAGATCAACGCCACCCGGCGCGTGTACCTGAGCAGCACGACCATCGACGGGAGGTTCTTCCTGCGCCTGTGCGTGCTCAACTTCCGCACCCACGCGGACCGCCTCGAGGAGGCGCTGGGCATCATCCGCACCGCGGCCTCACGGGAAGTCCGTTGA
- a CDS encoding AraC family transcriptional regulator: MELARYWRYHGLGGLDLMRAQFVRHRFARHSHETYALGTVEAGLEEIRFSDGVERTGVDEVVLIEPGVVHTGQSHTADGWVYRVLYPSVEQVREVADELGVPGGTPSFDRRVIADAPMARRVLAAHRAAETGASLAADSQLHTLLVLMIRTYGTRRPQRQTRGIGRRSAARVRDLLHATMPDPPGLAELAAVAGVTPYALVRSFRRAYGMPPHAYVTQLRVAKARELLRQGTPPAEAAVTVGFCDQSHLSRHFRRLVGVPPRAYQRGVQ; encoded by the coding sequence GTGGAACTTGCCCGCTACTGGCGCTATCACGGGCTCGGCGGCCTGGACCTGATGCGCGCGCAGTTCGTCCGGCACCGGTTCGCCCGGCACAGCCATGAGACGTACGCGCTCGGGACGGTGGAGGCCGGCCTGGAGGAGATCCGTTTCTCCGACGGGGTGGAGCGCACGGGCGTGGACGAGGTCGTGCTGATCGAGCCGGGCGTCGTCCACACGGGCCAGTCCCACACCGCCGACGGCTGGGTGTACCGGGTGCTGTACCCGAGCGTCGAGCAGGTGCGCGAGGTCGCGGACGAGCTCGGTGTGCCGGGCGGGACGCCGTCGTTCGACCGGCGGGTGATCGCCGACGCGCCGATGGCCCGGCGGGTGCTGGCCGCCCACCGCGCGGCGGAGACCGGCGCGTCGCTGGCCGCCGACTCCCAGCTCCACACGCTGCTGGTCCTCATGATCCGCACGTACGGCACGCGCCGGCCGCAGCGCCAGACCCGTGGGATCGGCAGGCGGAGCGCGGCCCGAGTACGCGACCTGCTGCACGCCACGATGCCGGACCCGCCCGGCCTGGCCGAGCTGGCGGCCGTGGCTGGGGTCACGCCGTACGCGCTGGTGCGCTCGTTCCGGCGGGCGTACGGCATGCCGCCGCACGCCTACGTGACCCAGCTGCGCGTGGCGAAGGCCCGTGAACTGCTGCGGCAGGGCACACCGCCCGCCGAGGCGGCCGTGACGGTGGGGTTCTGCGACCAGTCGCACCTGTCGCGGCATTTCCGCCGCCTCGTCGGCGTGCCGCCGCGCGCTTACCAGCGCGGGGTGCAATAA
- a CDS encoding pectate lyase family protein, which translates to MRRTSKLVSGLTAAITGVAGPAMTAQPASAADSAPVGWATQGGGTTGGGNTSPTTVSSSSALSSALSSGSTAVIRVSGTISCSGMLRVASNKTVIGNSGAVIAGCGFNVSNASNVIIRNLTFRNWNDDGINVQYSTRVWIDHNSFSNGYDGAVDIKRASDYVTVSWNRFSSHDKTMLLGHSDSNGGEDRGHLRVTYHHNWFDGTNQRHPRVRFGNPVHVYNNFYSNIGSYGVASTCEAGVLVEGNYFENTKDPFHRGEGSSPAGNLVARNNYFVNSGSGSAGGSVGSIPYSFTLDTPSSVKSIVTGGAGAGRISI; encoded by the coding sequence ATGCGACGCACCTCCAAACTGGTCAGCGGCCTTACCGCCGCGATCACCGGGGTGGCCGGGCCGGCCATGACCGCGCAGCCCGCGTCGGCGGCCGACAGCGCCCCGGTCGGATGGGCTACGCAGGGCGGCGGCACGACGGGCGGTGGCAACACGTCCCCGACGACGGTGAGCTCGTCCTCCGCCCTGTCCAGCGCCCTGTCGTCCGGCTCCACCGCGGTGATCAGGGTGTCGGGGACGATCTCCTGCTCCGGCATGCTCCGCGTGGCCTCGAACAAGACCGTCATCGGCAACTCCGGCGCGGTGATCGCCGGCTGCGGATTCAACGTCTCCAACGCGTCCAACGTCATCATCCGCAACCTGACCTTCCGCAACTGGAACGACGACGGTATCAACGTCCAGTACTCCACGCGGGTGTGGATCGACCACAACTCCTTCAGCAACGGCTACGACGGAGCGGTGGACATCAAGCGCGCCAGCGACTACGTCACCGTCTCCTGGAACAGGTTCTCGAGCCACGACAAGACCATGCTGCTCGGCCACAGCGACAGCAACGGCGGCGAGGACCGCGGCCACCTGAGGGTGACCTACCACCACAACTGGTTCGACGGGACCAACCAGCGCCACCCGCGGGTGCGCTTCGGCAACCCGGTGCACGTGTACAACAACTTCTACTCCAACATCGGCAGCTACGGTGTGGCGTCCACCTGTGAGGCGGGCGTCCTCGTCGAGGGCAACTACTTCGAGAACACCAAGGACCCGTTCCACCGTGGCGAGGGCAGCTCTCCCGCGGGCAACCTCGTCGCCCGCAACAACTACTTCGTGAACTCCGGCAGCGGCAGCGCCGGAGGCAGCGTCGGCTCGATCCCGTACTCCTTCACCCTGGACACCCCCTCCAGCGTGAAGTCGATCGTGACCGGAGGTGCGGGCGCGGGCCGCATCAGCATCTGA
- a CDS encoding TIGR04222 domain-containing membrane protein — protein sequence MDVVLALVSALLGAVTVGTVLTAELSLARARLRIGGLRDVELGYYDLAYLAGGPWRVADTVVGLLSREGEIRVSRGGKLHRVRTAVSAGHPVEQRLLEIMAARSVGRPAMRVKRELAGSAEVAEIRDRLVGLGLIVDPRAVAGYRVCRDLLRWIPAIAVGGAVVNVIVMIVMGSPELSVASLLGFGASWLVAKKLAPLYAGNRRVTLGRAGRHHVEKARREHPHGVVADAVAMPLALYGLSHLGDPGLSAELSTRAIPDGHLYPADLGLSHSYGAIPGSGGWGCGGGGCGGGGCGGGGCGGGGSG from the coding sequence ATGGACGTTGTCCTGGCTCTCGTGTCGGCGCTGCTGGGGGCGGTCACCGTCGGCACGGTTCTCACGGCGGAGTTGTCGCTGGCCCGGGCCCGCCTGCGGATCGGCGGGCTGCGGGACGTCGAGCTCGGCTACTACGACCTCGCCTATCTGGCGGGCGGCCCCTGGCGGGTGGCGGACACCGTAGTGGGGCTGCTGTCGAGGGAGGGCGAGATCCGGGTCTCGAGAGGGGGCAAGCTGCACCGCGTCCGCACCGCCGTCTCCGCGGGACACCCGGTGGAGCAGCGACTGCTCGAGATCATGGCCGCGCGGTCGGTCGGCCGCCCGGCCATGCGCGTCAAGCGCGAACTGGCGGGGAGCGCGGAGGTCGCCGAGATCAGGGACAGGCTCGTCGGCCTGGGCCTGATCGTCGATCCTCGGGCCGTGGCCGGGTACCGCGTCTGCCGGGACCTGCTGAGGTGGATCCCCGCGATCGCGGTCGGCGGGGCGGTGGTCAACGTGATCGTCATGATCGTGATGGGCTCGCCGGAGCTGTCGGTGGCGAGCCTGCTGGGGTTCGGCGCGAGCTGGTTGGTGGCCAAGAAGCTCGCACCCCTGTACGCCGGGAACCGGCGGGTCACGCTGGGCCGGGCGGGGCGCCACCACGTGGAGAAGGCGCGGCGGGAGCACCCGCACGGGGTCGTCGCCGACGCGGTGGCCATGCCGCTGGCCCTCTACGGGCTGAGCCACCTCGGGGACCCCGGGCTGTCGGCCGAGCTCAGCACCCGGGCGATCCCCGACGGCCATCTCTACCCGGCTGACCTGGGCCTCAGCCACTCGTACGGGGCCATCCCCGGCAGCGGCGGCTGGGGATGCGGTGGCGGGGGTTGTGGGGGCGGTGGCTGCGGCGGCGGGGGTTGTGGCGGCGGCGGGAGTGGGTGA